In the uncultured Methanobacterium sp. genome, one interval contains:
- a CDS encoding NADH-quinone oxidoreductase subunit B family protein, with the protein MSLKSYSRGRAVHVMLVYTGGCNGCDIEIVNCILSPKFDAEQYKVFLTWNPREADVLVVTGPVTKLNEQPLREIYKAIPEPKAVVAAGACALMGGVYKNCHGDIPSEEIAGPVDNIIPVDAKVPGCAVRPQDIVAGLVSALPLLLNAD; encoded by the coding sequence ATGAGCCTGAAATCATATTCAAGGGGTCGAGCCGTACACGTGATGCTGGTGTACACCGGAGGATGCAACGGCTGCGACATAGAGATAGTTAACTGCATATTATCTCCCAAATTCGATGCAGAACAGTACAAAGTATTTCTAACCTGGAACCCCCGGGAAGCAGATGTACTGGTGGTCACTGGACCAGTAACCAAACTCAATGAACAGCCCCTCCGAGAAATTTACAAAGCCATACCCGAACCAAAAGCAGTGGTAGCTGCAGGAGCCTGTGCCCTCATGGGAGGAGTGTACAAGAATTGTCACGGGGATATACCATCTGAAGAAATAGCAGGACCAGTTGATAATATCATACCAGTTGATGCCAAAGTACCAGGTTGCGCTGTGCGCCCCCAGGATATAGTGGCCGGATTGGTATCAGCATTACCATTACTACTGAATGCGGACTAA
- a CDS encoding nickel-dependent hydrogenase large subunit, giving the protein MDDNKQNRTVIEAEIPMGTVHPAALEPYRLRLFVEDEIVRDAEITVGVNHRGVERIMEGLPVEKANSLTEKICGICSNSHIWNSCRTGEIALGIEVPERATYIRIIMEELERLHSHLLYLAHGSEVLGHETFSMRLFYIRETVMDLLGMIGGNRVQYGSAVLGGVRPRCELDEMRLQKITEGMDLLEEKVTAFADRFVSDPMVMSRITGVGVISQKDALRLACTGPTLRATGVARDLRRDMEEYDPFEFDVITQDDGDVKSQLLMRVFENFEAIKIIRQAVRDLPDGPITNRSWEMQDTPLTKSYIEVPRGMLYHSYSLEDGRVRNCVIRTPSMANIGAMQHACIGHHITDAQLSVVQCDPCFTCTDRAIEIIKI; this is encoded by the coding sequence ATGGACGATAACAAACAAAACAGGACGGTTATCGAGGCAGAAATTCCAATGGGAACTGTTCACCCTGCTGCACTTGAACCATACCGACTAAGACTCTTTGTGGAAGATGAAATCGTCCGCGATGCGGAGATCACTGTAGGAGTCAACCACCGGGGAGTGGAACGGATCATGGAAGGTCTGCCTGTGGAGAAGGCCAACAGCCTAACCGAGAAGATCTGTGGAATCTGCTCCAACAGCCACATCTGGAACTCCTGCCGAACAGGAGAGATAGCCCTGGGAATAGAAGTACCAGAAAGGGCAACCTACATTAGAATCATAATGGAAGAACTGGAAAGACTCCACAGCCACTTACTTTACCTGGCCCACGGAAGTGAAGTACTGGGTCACGAAACATTTTCCATGCGCCTGTTCTACATCCGAGAAACAGTAATGGACCTCCTGGGCATGATTGGAGGGAACCGTGTGCAATACGGTTCAGCTGTACTGGGCGGAGTCCGTCCACGATGTGAACTTGATGAAATGCGTTTACAAAAGATTACAGAAGGAATGGACTTACTTGAGGAGAAAGTCACCGCTTTCGCGGACCGTTTTGTATCTGACCCAATGGTAATGAGTAGAATTACCGGAGTAGGGGTTATAAGTCAGAAAGATGCCCTTAGACTGGCCTGTACTGGACCCACACTGCGTGCTACTGGTGTTGCCCGGGATTTGAGGAGGGACATGGAAGAATACGATCCCTTTGAATTTGATGTAATCACCCAGGATGATGGTGATGTCAAATCACAACTACTAATGAGGGTGTTTGAGAACTTTGAAGCCATCAAGATAATACGTCAAGCAGTCCGTGACCTTCCAGATGGCCCAATAACCAACCGGAGCTGGGAGATGCAGGATACACCCCTTACCAAGAGTTACATTGAAGTTCCCCGGGGAATGCTTTACCATTCCTATTCCCTTGAAGATGGCAGGGTTAGAAACTGTGTCATCCGAACCCCATCCATGGCTAACATCGGGGCCATGCAACACGCCTGCATAGGCCATCACATTACAGATGCCCAGCTTTCAGTGGTGCAATGTGACCCCTGTTTCACCTGTACTGACCGGGCAATTGAGATCATTAAGATATGA
- a CDS encoding NADH-quinone oxidoreductase subunit H gives MDLTYSLIAVIGTLVVAFIVSLFLPGIERKFIHARIQQRVGPPITSPGIMAPLKFFFKQTITPESPMPRLYNALPLISLIIVVILLLFLIPQMYFVGALASVIALVGFLKVEEIMYMFMGSLSRSVLSVRMPFPDKAKGAAHPETPQSFFEDLSSLRAFRLIAFGSFPLYIAMFVAVAMTGSIYLQDIINYQQVHGPILFTVAGVMGAIVFFIGYMILLNEYPFAILKGKPDVVEGPYLEYAAKYRAYVYITRGFLMFTLATLFATLFLGIAPNILNPSFIITLIVALLFPMLMAVLSAFSPIFTYKQFYPTVAGVSIIGVLAIVAALL, from the coding sequence ATGGACCTTACATATTCCCTAATAGCAGTAATAGGCACCCTGGTGGTGGCCTTCATTGTGAGTCTCTTCTTACCGGGCATTGAACGGAAGTTCATCCATGCCAGGATACAGCAGAGGGTAGGACCACCCATTACCAGCCCCGGGATCATGGCTCCTTTAAAATTCTTCTTCAAACAGACCATAACTCCAGAATCCCCAATGCCTCGTTTGTACAATGCATTACCTCTCATAAGTTTGATAATTGTCGTAATTCTGTTGTTATTCCTCATCCCGCAGATGTACTTTGTAGGAGCACTGGCCAGTGTAATTGCCCTGGTGGGATTCCTTAAAGTGGAAGAAATAATGTACATGTTCATGGGAAGCCTCTCCAGATCCGTACTCTCAGTACGCATGCCATTCCCGGATAAAGCCAAAGGAGCAGCACATCCTGAAACACCACAATCATTTTTCGAGGACTTGAGCAGTCTCCGGGCCTTCCGACTGATAGCATTCGGGTCATTCCCCTTATACATTGCCATGTTCGTGGCAGTGGCCATGACTGGAAGCATATACCTACAGGACATCATAAACTACCAGCAGGTGCACGGACCCATACTCTTCACTGTGGCCGGAGTAATGGGGGCAATTGTATTCTTCATTGGATACATGATACTCCTGAATGAATACCCCTTTGCCATATTAAAAGGAAAACCAGATGTAGTTGAAGGACCTTACCTGGAATACGCTGCAAAATACCGGGCATATGTTTATATCACCCGTGGATTCCTGATGTTCACACTGGCAACCCTGTTTGCCACACTGTTCCTGGGAATAGCACCCAACATCCTGAACCCCTCATTCATCATCACCCTGATTGTGGCATTACTATTCCCAATGCTCATGGCAGTCCTCAGTGCATTCTCGCCAATATTCACCTACAAACAGTTCTATCCAACTGTTGCCGGAGTGTCAATCATAGGAGTACTGGCCATAGTCGCAGCTTTACTATAA
- the ehbP gene encoding energy-converting hydrogenase B subunit EhbP: protein MKFVMRPYHILSLGGYIVETDFPYRNLIVVNPTEEPIKLEVPVFSEEWIEEQRQLGLEITPLTEEDNYLSNFRKAKAKLEKLKVEKGIKAE, encoded by the coding sequence ATGAAATTTGTGATGAGACCTTACCATATCCTCAGTCTGGGAGGCTATATCGTGGAAACTGATTTTCCCTACCGGAATCTGATTGTGGTAAACCCAACAGAGGAACCTATAAAACTGGAGGTTCCAGTATTTTCTGAGGAATGGATCGAAGAACAACGCCAGCTTGGACTGGAAATCACTCCCCTCACGGAAGAAGATAACTACTTGAGTAACTTCCGCAAGGCCAAGGCTAAACTGGAAAAATTAAAGGTAGAAAAAGGAATAAAGGCAGAATAG
- a CDS encoding MBL fold metallo-hydrolase, which translates to MKITEHVHAIKIPFQVKTDSGTLERFVYSYLIFGDEICLIDSGVSSSEKFIFDYLEKTGQAPDDISLLILTHSHPDHIGSAQSIQRISGCEIAAHESEKSWIEDVDLQFKERPVPNFHSLVEGPVQVDHVLEDMDVVELGNNINLKVIHTPGHSKGSISIHIPSERVLITGDAVPIQGDLPIYDDFTGSIQSIEMLMGVEDVELLLASWDEPQKSENVHQRMVEALDYLQNIQKIVEKLAPENSSSEPMEFCRTVLKELGLPEPAANPIVARSFQANLKELEG; encoded by the coding sequence ATGAAAATCACAGAACACGTTCACGCCATTAAAATTCCATTCCAAGTTAAGACAGACTCTGGAACTCTGGAACGTTTTGTTTACTCTTATCTGATATTTGGAGATGAAATTTGCCTGATAGATAGTGGAGTTAGCTCTTCAGAAAAATTCATCTTCGATTATTTAGAAAAAACAGGGCAAGCGCCGGATGATATCTCTTTATTGATTTTAACCCATTCTCACCCTGATCATATTGGCTCTGCCCAATCTATTCAGAGAATATCTGGTTGTGAAATAGCAGCCCATGAAAGTGAAAAATCCTGGATTGAAGATGTGGATCTCCAGTTTAAAGAAAGGCCAGTTCCTAATTTCCATTCCCTGGTAGAAGGACCTGTTCAGGTGGACCATGTTCTGGAGGATATGGATGTTGTTGAACTAGGCAACAACATTAATTTAAAAGTTATACACACACCGGGCCATTCTAAAGGTTCCATTTCCATACACATCCCATCTGAAAGGGTTTTAATTACTGGAGATGCAGTGCCTATACAAGGGGATTTGCCGATCTACGATGACTTTACTGGATCCATTCAGTCCATTGAGATGTTGATGGGCGTTGAGGATGTGGAATTACTGTTGGCCTCATGGGATGAACCTCAAAAAAGTGAAAATGTTCATCAAAGGATGGTTGAAGCTTTGGATTATCTTCAGAATATCCAGAAAATTGTTGAAAAACTTGCCCCTGAAAATTCATCCTCTGAACCAATGGAGTTTTGCAGGACAGTTTTAAAAGAGCTAGGATTACCAGAACCTGCTGCCAATCCAATAGTGGCCCGATCTTTCCAGGCAAATCTAAAAGAATTAGAAGGATAG
- a CDS encoding PepSY domain-containing protein, with product MLTVVTVVALALVASGLPEDHSNQLTKEELNVMDTNNTTNNTTSSNKTKNIKNLISPAEAQEIAGKFIKELGATAGIPKWDESDGKMVYIVPVIINGTNVGEITINALTGENMGGAGGVS from the coding sequence ATGTTAACTGTAGTAACTGTGGTGGCATTGGCACTGGTTGCTTCTGGACTTCCGGAAGATCATTCTAATCAATTAACAAAAGAGGAGTTAAATGTTATGGATACAAATAACACTACAAATAATACTACTTCATCCAACAAAACTAAAAATATTAAAAATTTAATATCTCCGGCAGAAGCTCAGGAAATAGCTGGAAAATTCATAAAAGAACTAGGCGCAACTGCAGGAATACCTAAATGGGATGAATCCGATGGTAAAATGGTTTACATTGTTCCAGTGATAATCAATGGAACTAATGTTGGAGAAATAACCATAAACGCCCTTACAGGTGAGAATATGGGTGGTGCGGGAGGAGTGTCCTAA
- a CDS encoding SRPBCC family protein: MKEIYTEIEINASASTVWDILTDFDKFPKWNPFMKKISGNLQEGANLEAFIQPPNSNG; this comes from the coding sequence ATGAAAGAAATTTATACCGAAATCGAGATAAATGCCTCAGCCAGCACAGTATGGGACATATTGACTGATTTTGATAAGTTTCCAAAATGGAATCCATTTATGAAAAAGATTTCAGGAAATCTCCAGGAAGGAGCTAACCTTGAAGCTTTTATACAACCACCTAATTCCAACGGCTGA
- a CDS encoding GMC family oxidoreductase N-terminal domain-containing protein: MRAIVVGSGAGGATAARELQSKGFEVLILEAGPPFKPFTRHISWAEPLRRFGLLGGENTFKHFFPPMNIQRSSPELVLVRGLATGGSTVLACGNLVRADRGLKEIGLDLTPEYDELEGELTPTTIPTKTWRPVTHKMFQSAEDLGLNPQPTPKVVDMARCNYCGLCELGCARGARWDSRKFLTEAVNQGARLQSKSPVEKVTTENGRVTGVITSDNKQYPADMVVLAAGGIGTAQILKNSGLKAEDHLWVDIVLTLGGTLPGARQLEEPPMAWYTKHEDYILSPYPDILSHYFHKPWRKVPIQDRVGLMVKLADIEEGAVYTDGTVDKALTGHDQERLDIAISQAQEVMEGAGISGPFVRGVHNGGHLGGTVPLKKEDVPRMKPSWLPDGLWVADLSLAPRSQGLPTILLTAAMALRVARKILETTDKMM; encoded by the coding sequence ATGAGAGCTATTGTAGTGGGTAGTGGAGCAGGAGGGGCTACTGCAGCCCGTGAATTACAATCAAAAGGTTTTGAAGTGTTAATACTGGAGGCAGGCCCTCCTTTCAAGCCTTTCACCAGACATATATCCTGGGCTGAACCCCTGCGACGTTTCGGATTACTGGGAGGGGAAAACACTTTTAAACATTTCTTCCCACCCATGAACATACAGCGCTCATCCCCTGAACTGGTTCTGGTTAGGGGCCTTGCAACAGGCGGTTCAACCGTTCTTGCCTGCGGGAATCTGGTAAGAGCTGATCGAGGATTAAAAGAGATTGGTCTGGATTTAACTCCAGAATATGATGAACTGGAGGGCGAATTAACCCCCACAACCATCCCCACCAAAACCTGGAGGCCAGTCACTCATAAAATGTTCCAATCAGCCGAAGATTTGGGTTTAAATCCACAACCAACTCCCAAAGTTGTTGATATGGCCCGCTGTAATTACTGTGGCCTCTGTGAACTAGGATGCGCCCGTGGGGCACGATGGGATTCCAGGAAATTCCTGACTGAAGCAGTGAACCAAGGTGCGCGTCTCCAGAGTAAATCTCCAGTGGAAAAGGTTACTACTGAAAATGGTAGAGTAACTGGAGTTATAACCAGTGATAACAAACAATACCCTGCAGATATGGTTGTTCTAGCAGCTGGAGGTATTGGAACTGCCCAAATACTTAAAAACTCCGGTTTAAAGGCTGAAGATCACCTGTGGGTGGACATAGTGTTAACCCTGGGAGGAACCTTGCCCGGAGCCAGACAGCTGGAAGAACCCCCCATGGCATGGTACACCAAACATGAGGATTACATTTTATCCCCCTATCCTGATATTCTCTCCCACTACTTCCACAAACCATGGCGAAAGGTTCCAATCCAGGATAGGGTTGGTTTAATGGTTAAACTGGCAGATATTGAAGAGGGTGCGGTTTATACTGATGGGACAGTTGATAAAGCACTAACGGGTCATGACCAGGAGCGATTGGATATTGCCATCAGCCAGGCTCAGGAAGTAATGGAAGGTGCTGGGATTTCTGGTCCATTTGTCAGAGGTGTTCATAACGGAGGGCATCTGGGCGGAACAGTACCTCTGAAAAAAGAGGATGTACCCCGTATGAAACCGTCCTGGCTTCCAGATGGTTTGTGGGTGGCTGATCTTTCCCTGGCTCCCCGTTCTCAGGGACTTCCCACCATATTACTCACTGCTGCCATGGCTTTGAGGGTGGCACGGAAGATTCTGGAAACTACAGATAAGATGATGTAA
- a CDS encoding L-2-amino-thiazoline-4-carboxylic acid hydrolase, whose translation MGLKLRIVSFWTPEWFQKRGLDELAHQTTSGLEKLLDDQAYEDLKSNIPSKFSKPPKSNEPPKSNIKRHDMVLKGNLDERRKIMATTHNKLVERMVSTMGREEAIKKGRKAMFNEGLSLGAKFKRILGVGDSIDDLFTAARILYDVLGIKFSIKEVEEEGENGKITMFVSHCALAEYYTPDTCHVLSAADEGVVQGLNPHVKIKFTKRITEGCFECLAPIKIETISKSNGIILGD comes from the coding sequence ATGGGACTTAAACTGAGAATAGTATCCTTTTGGACTCCAGAATGGTTCCAGAAAAGGGGTCTGGATGAACTGGCCCATCAAACTACCAGTGGCCTGGAAAAACTGCTGGATGACCAGGCTTATGAGGATTTAAAATCCAATATACCTTCAAAATTCAGTAAACCTCCAAAATCCAATGAACCTCCAAAATCTAATATAAAACGTCACGATATGGTTTTAAAGGGAAATTTGGATGAAAGAAGAAAAATAATGGCCACCACTCATAATAAACTGGTTGAAAGAATGGTAAGTACCATGGGGCGTGAAGAAGCGATAAAAAAAGGGCGAAAAGCCATGTTCAACGAAGGTTTATCCCTGGGAGCTAAGTTCAAGAGAATTTTAGGGGTTGGAGACAGTATTGATGATCTTTTCACTGCTGCCAGGATTTTATATGATGTACTGGGAATCAAATTCAGCATTAAAGAAGTTGAAGAAGAAGGTGAAAATGGAAAAATAACCATGTTTGTCAGTCACTGCGCCCTTGCAGAATATTATACCCCCGACACCTGCCACGTACTGAGTGCGGCTGATGAAGGAGTGGTGCAGGGTTTAAATCCCCATGTAAAGATCAAATTTACCAAAAGGATAACTGAAGGGTGTTTTGAGTGTTTAGCACCTATTAAAATAGAAACCATTAGTAAATCAAATGGAATTATATTAGGAGATTAA
- a CDS encoding SDR family oxidoreductase: MAETMKTRVLLTGANGFLGTQIAHQLIHLPEIEIIAMVRAKDKETARLRLERSWYDWGELQEALNDRVTIIPGDVTLEDLGMADEDYQNLVLTLTHIIHTVADLRLHAPLEDLRKTNVEGTQNLLKLAVQAQENGIFKRFSHLSTAYVAGKREGLILEDPEVKLEANDNEANVNEANVNEANVNEANVNEANVNEANVNEANVNEANVNEANVNEANVNEANVVKTDFWSNYEESKYEAEQAVLKSGVPYSIFRPGMVIGNSKTGDIKTFNTVYALFKLYLNGKLRFIPTSSNLTMNMVPVDYVAHAVGNLTFNREAEGKTFHLTAPQEALPTISQLLEQVRIWAQDKLDLRLPQPIFIPVAPLIQRISTRSSRPKSGILNILFTLAPYLDEKHTFSRDNTNNLLGDYNLKWEKYLPHLLDYAVYHGFFHRSERTVHEQVLYRLGSRSYPVKYYDITPDGVQEKSAAKMSENIISSYHSLKESGVGRGDRVALVGLNSTRYLTLEVAIGLLGAVSVPLYYTSPPKEIENILKTSEAKILFVGTPHLMKRLSELDISLEMISFCRESQSIPRGIVSWSKFLKKGKDHQNIKNNLLIQAPVDFGDLATIRYTSGTTGTPKGVTFNQEHLRWMAESMASLPPWKDRNREVRYLSFLPMNHVVEGILGTYSPYYAPAPLKIYFLEDFGDLASALPQAKSTIFFSVPRFYEKLWSQLKNSFLGGHYIHLKPGIRKKILKPLMKMLFLGKAGLNRCSQLIVGSATSSQHLIQDYHTLGVEIHNAYGLTEAPLVTLNRRGGNRIGTVGEPLPKTHIIIAKDGEVLVKGPQVTPGYFESDVIPPKKGGWLQSGDIGFITPEGSLVITGRKKELIINSYGKSIDPLRIEALLRNTPGTSEVMLVGEGKPYLIALIWVEDDYDPLEIEKTIHKINQDLSRPEQVKKWGILPNDLSIDGGDLTANMKLKREIITQRYQDVIDALYQGTPNPLILHLGQLEADNGT; encoded by the coding sequence ATGGCAGAAACAATGAAAACCCGTGTGCTACTGACTGGAGCAAATGGATTCCTGGGAACCCAGATAGCCCACCAGCTAATTCACCTCCCTGAAATAGAAATTATAGCCATGGTAAGAGCCAAAGATAAAGAAACTGCCAGGTTACGTCTTGAAAGGTCATGGTATGATTGGGGAGAACTTCAAGAAGCACTGAATGATCGTGTTACAATCATACCCGGTGATGTTACCCTGGAAGATCTGGGGATGGCTGATGAAGATTACCAGAACCTTGTTTTGACCTTAACCCATATCATTCATACCGTGGCTGATCTCCGTCTCCACGCACCCCTGGAAGATCTTAGGAAGACCAACGTGGAAGGCACCCAGAACCTCCTAAAACTAGCAGTCCAGGCCCAGGAAAATGGTATTTTTAAACGTTTTTCACACTTATCCACCGCATACGTGGCAGGTAAACGAGAGGGTCTCATCTTAGAAGACCCTGAAGTTAAACTTGAAGCGAATGATAATGAAGCTAATGTTAATGAAGCTAATGTTAATGAAGCTAATGTTAATGAAGCTAATGTTAATGAAGCTAATGTTAATGAAGCTAATGTTAATGAAGCTAATGTTAATGAAGCTAATGTTAATGAAGCTAATGTTAATGAAGCTAATGTTAATGAAGCTAATGTAGTTAAAACAGACTTCTGGAGTAACTACGAGGAAAGTAAATATGAGGCAGAACAAGCTGTCCTAAAATCAGGGGTGCCATACTCCATCTTCCGACCCGGAATGGTGATTGGAAATTCGAAGACTGGAGATATAAAAACATTCAACACTGTTTACGCTCTTTTTAAACTTTATTTAAATGGTAAACTGAGATTCATTCCCACCAGTTCCAACCTCACCATGAATATGGTTCCAGTTGATTACGTTGCCCATGCCGTGGGTAATTTAACCTTCAACCGGGAGGCAGAAGGGAAAACATTCCACCTAACTGCACCACAGGAGGCTTTACCAACCATTAGCCAACTCCTGGAACAGGTACGGATATGGGCACAGGATAAACTGGATCTTAGACTTCCCCAGCCAATTTTTATACCTGTAGCACCCCTAATCCAGAGGATATCCACCCGATCTTCCAGACCTAAATCAGGGATTTTGAATATTCTGTTCACACTGGCACCCTATCTTGATGAAAAACACACCTTCAGCAGAGATAATACCAATAATCTTTTAGGAGATTACAACCTAAAATGGGAGAAATATTTACCTCACCTCCTGGATTATGCTGTTTATCATGGTTTTTTCCATCGTTCAGAACGTACCGTTCATGAACAAGTTTTATATCGCTTGGGAAGCCGCAGCTACCCTGTGAAATATTATGATATCACCCCTGATGGTGTCCAGGAGAAATCCGCAGCGAAGATGAGTGAAAACATCATTTCGTCTTACCATTCCCTTAAAGAGTCCGGGGTTGGTCGTGGGGATCGAGTGGCCCTGGTGGGCTTAAACAGCACCCGTTACCTTACATTGGAGGTGGCTATCGGCCTTTTAGGAGCAGTCAGTGTTCCATTATATTACACCAGCCCCCCAAAAGAGATAGAAAATATTCTAAAAACCAGCGAAGCGAAAATTCTGTTTGTTGGGACTCCTCACCTTATGAAACGCCTATCAGAACTGGATATCAGCCTGGAAATGATCTCCTTCTGCAGGGAGTCACAATCAATACCCAGAGGTATTGTATCCTGGTCCAAATTCCTCAAAAAGGGTAAAGATCACCAGAATATTAAAAATAATTTACTTATTCAAGCCCCAGTTGACTTCGGTGACCTGGCCACCATCCGTTACACTTCAGGCACCACTGGAACACCCAAGGGAGTTACCTTTAACCAGGAACATTTGAGGTGGATGGCAGAAAGTATGGCTTCACTACCCCCATGGAAAGATCGAAATCGTGAAGTACGTTATCTCTCCTTTTTACCCATGAACCATGTTGTTGAGGGCATACTGGGGACTTATTCTCCGTATTATGCTCCGGCTCCCCTGAAGATATACTTCCTGGAAGACTTCGGCGACCTGGCCTCGGCCCTGCCCCAGGCAAAATCAACCATATTCTTCTCAGTACCCCGCTTCTATGAGAAGTTATGGTCCCAGTTGAAGAATTCATTTCTGGGCGGCCATTACATCCATTTAAAACCAGGAATACGGAAGAAAATTTTAAAACCATTAATGAAAATGTTATTTTTGGGCAAAGCTGGCCTGAATCGTTGCTCTCAACTTATAGTTGGTTCGGCTACTTCCAGCCAGCACCTTATCCAAGATTATCATACACTGGGTGTGGAGATCCACAATGCTTACGGTTTAACCGAGGCGCCCCTGGTGACATTGAACCGAAGGGGAGGCAACAGGATAGGGACTGTTGGTGAACCACTACCAAAAACCCACATAATAATAGCCAAGGATGGAGAAGTGCTGGTAAAGGGACCTCAGGTCACACCTGGTTACTTCGAATCAGATGTAATCCCTCCCAAGAAGGGAGGATGGCTTCAAAGTGGAGATATTGGTTTTATAACCCCAGAGGGCAGTCTGGTTATAACCGGACGGAAGAAGGAACTCATAATCAACTCTTATGGTAAGAGCATTGACCCCTTACGTATTGAAGCATTACTACGAAATACTCCAGGGACCAGTGAGGTGATGCTGGTGGGTGAAGGTAAACCATACCTCATTGCACTTATCTGGGTGGAAGATGATTACGACCCCCTGGAAATAGAAAAAACCATCCATAAAATTAACCAGGATCTTTCACGCCCGGAACAGGTTAAAAAATGGGGCATACTTCCCAATGATCTTTCCATTGATGGTGGGGACCTCACCGCCAACATGAAACTGAAAAGAGAGATTATCACCCAGCGTTACCAGGATGTGATTGATGCACTTTACCAGGGCACTCCCAACCCCCTTATTCTACACCTTGGCCAGCTGGAGGCAGATAATGGGACTTAA
- a CDS encoding polysaccharide pyruvyl transferase family protein: MQNNTANHDLKSGGKSTEPRVLLVGYNGANNTGSEARLLAIIEDIRSLLGPTVEITVPTLNEENLRRYLAEDEHLHIAPIPSIFFFAIDKLVKQHDLVLLVEGSCYMDTWTSALLWAFLWATNRAHHHNKPCLAYAVDAGELSSLNRWLVKREASKTDLIITRTRHAMEKLQKTGVTSPITSTADCAYTFKEEEVDHDFLNKIWPESSNGVVGLAVVDFSLWPVVIRPWGRKKDLYKWPYYFSRSTERKNTHEKLIEGWAQTADEIVKKHGKSVALICMEELDHSLAEDILGKMKNKDQCRIISSGQYNASQMTGVLSDLDLLVTSRYHAAVLSLRAGVPQIAVAHDPRLTSLYQDLELYQDYFIYHDAPHLWEDLTRTIDLLLANGDLEKDILEEGLQEQVTLSQKNRILLGEFLKEKNISSLK; the protein is encoded by the coding sequence ATGCAAAATAACACTGCCAACCATGACTTAAAATCCGGAGGAAAATCAACGGAGCCCCGGGTTCTCCTGGTTGGATATAACGGTGCCAACAACACCGGCTCCGAAGCCAGACTATTGGCAATAATAGAAGATATACGGAGTTTACTGGGGCCTACTGTGGAGATCACCGTTCCCACATTGAATGAAGAAAACCTTCGCCGTTACCTTGCAGAAGATGAACACTTGCACATTGCCCCCATTCCTTCCATCTTTTTCTTTGCCATTGACAAGCTGGTGAAACAACACGACTTGGTACTCCTGGTTGAGGGAAGCTGTTACATGGACACCTGGACTTCCGCACTTCTCTGGGCATTCCTGTGGGCCACTAACCGTGCTCATCACCATAATAAACCATGCCTGGCTTATGCAGTGGATGCTGGTGAGTTATCCTCCCTGAACAGGTGGTTGGTTAAAAGGGAGGCCAGTAAAACTGATCTCATCATCACTCGGACCAGGCACGCCATGGAAAAACTTCAAAAGACTGGGGTAACGTCACCCATAACCTCCACTGCAGATTGTGCCTACACCTTCAAGGAAGAAGAAGTAGACCATGATTTCTTAAATAAAATATGGCCTGAATCTTCAAATGGAGTGGTTGGTCTGGCTGTGGTGGATTTTTCCCTATGGCCCGTGGTTATCCGACCATGGGGACGCAAAAAAGATCTTTACAAGTGGCCTTATTATTTTTCCCGCTCCACAGAACGGAAAAACACACATGAAAAACTTATTGAAGGATGGGCCCAAACTGCAGATGAGATAGTCAAAAAACATGGCAAGAGTGTTGCCCTCATCTGTATGGAAGAACTGGACCACTCTCTGGCTGAGGATATTCTGGGAAAAATGAAAAACAAAGACCAATGCAGGATAATCTCATCTGGCCAGTACAATGCATCCCAGATGACAGGTGTACTTTCTGATCTGGATTTGCTGGTCACTTCACGTTATCATGCTGCAGTGTTATCTCTCCGTGCTGGTGTTCCCCAGATAGCAGTGGCCCATGATCCCAGGCTAACTTCACTCTACCAGGATCTCGAACTTTACCAGGACTACTTTATATACCACGATGCCCCCCATTTATGGGAAGATCTCACCAGAACCATAGATTTACTTTTAGCAAATGGTGATTTAGAGAAAGATATACTGGAAGAAGGATTGCAGGAACAGGTAACTCTATCCCAAAAGAACCGGATCTTGCTGGGAGAGTTCCTTAAAGAAAAAAATATTTCATCTCTTAAATGA